Proteins encoded within one genomic window of Brienomyrus brachyistius isolate T26 chromosome 22, BBRACH_0.4, whole genome shotgun sequence:
- the LOC125717461 gene encoding cytochrome P450 2K1-like — protein sequence MAVVQELFQIPSLVTLLVSVLVLLILYLLINTQNRGKEPPGPRPLPLLGNLLQLDLKRLDLSLFQLSLKYGPVYTIHFGPQKTVVLAGYKAVKEALINFAEEFGDRDMAPIFKDITKGHGIVFANGDSWKEMRRFALSTLRDFGMGKRGIEEKIIEEIHYMTEVFANVKGKPFDTSEALNHSVSNIISSIVYGNRFEYDDPEFQKMVYLAKKLNNLIGAPGINLYNIFPRLRPWLKVWTTLMNTMEENNEQQRGLIRKLQETLNAEDKRGFIDAFLLRQQEVKKSGEQVSQYYHEKNLLYNVTNLYAAGTDTTATTLCWGLLFMAKYPNIQDRVQEELDRVIGGRQTRVEDRKNLPYTDAVVHEILRMANIVPLNLPHVTSCDVVFQGYHIRKGTAVIPLLTSVLRDESEWESPNTFNPGHFLDDQGRFIKRDAFMPFSAGRRICLGESLARMEIFLFFTSLLLKFRFTPPPGLSESDLDLTPTDGLVVSPPAHKLCAVSRA from the exons ATGGCTGTAGTACAGGAACTTTTCCAGATTCCCAGTTTGGTCACCCTGCTTGTTTCTGTACTGGTGCTTTTGATCCTGTATCTGCTGATCAACACACAAAACCGAGGCAAGGAGCCTCCAGGACCCAGACCTTTGCCTCTTCTAGGAAACCTACTGCAGCTGGATCTCAAGAGGCTCGATCTGAGCCTCTTCCAG CTATCTCTGAAGTATGGACCTGTGTACACCATTCACTTTGGGCCACAGAAAACTGTGGTTCTTGCAGGCTATAAGGCAGTGAAAGAAGCTCTCATCAATTTTGCTGAAGAATTTGGGGACCGAGACATGGCACCTATATTCAAGGATATTACAAAAGGGCACG gcatcgTGTTTGCCAATGGAGACTCATGGAAGGAGATGAGGCGCTTTGCACTATCAACCCTTCGTGACTTTGGGATGGGTAAACGAGGGATTGAGGAGAAAATTATTGAGGAGATCCACTACATGACAGAGGTGTTTGCAAACGTCAAAG gcaaaccATTTGACACCAGTGAAGCACTGAATCACTCAGTCTCCAACATCATTTCTTCCATTGTCTACGGGAACAGGTTTGAATATGACGACCCAGAGTTCCAGAAGATGGTCTATCTGGCAAAGAAACTTAACAACCTCATTGGGGCACCTGGCATTAAT CTGTACAACATCTTTCCAAGGTTGCGCCCTTGGCTGAAGGTATGGACCACCCTGATGAACACTATGGAGGAGAACAATGAGCAGCAGAGAGGACTTATAAGGAAACTCCAGGAAACTCTGAACGCTGAGGACAAGAGAGGCTTTATAGATGCCTTCCTTCTCCGACAGCAGGAAGTCAAG AAGTCTGGGGAGCAAGTTTCTCAGTATTATCATGAGAAGAACCTTCTGTACAACGTAACCAACCTTTATGCAGCTGGAACAGACACCACTGCGACCACACTGTGTTGGGGGCTGCTGTTTATGGCCAAATACCCCAATATCCAAG ACCGTGTACAGGAGGAGCTGGACAGGGTCATTGGGGGTCGGCAGACTCGAGTGGAGGACAGGAAGAACCTGCCGTATACAGACGCTGTGGTCCATGAGATACTGAGGATGGCCAACATAGTTCCTCTGAATCTCCCACATGTCACAAGCTGTGACGTGGTCTTCCAGGGATACCACATCAGGAAG GGAACTGCTGTCATCCCATTGTTGACATCTGTACTAAGAGATGAGAGTGAATGGGAGAGTCCCAATACCTTCAACCCCGGCCACTTCCTGGATGATCAGGGTCGGTTCATAAAGAGGGATGCCTTCATGCCCTTCTCTGCAG GACGCCGAATATGCCTGGGAGAGAGTCTGGCCAGGATGGAGATCTTCCTCTTCTTCACCTCGCTCCTGCTGAAGTTCAGGTTCACTCCACCTCCTGGGCTGTCTGAATCTGATCTGGACCTCACTCCAACTGATGGGTTGGTCGTCAGCCCCCCCGCCCATAAACTGTGTGCTGTAAGCCGGGCTTGA